The Drosophila teissieri strain GT53w chromosome X, Prin_Dtei_1.1, whole genome shotgun sequence genome has a segment encoding these proteins:
- the LOC122624570 gene encoding uncharacterized protein LOC122624570 — protein MASIEPTNGILANEQQVEPRVIVPSDIANRPEEYTTAARPQRYTLHEIHQMMKALTWPRILFDLLSSHELGSISLGVGLIILVVLEALQSFNLVQQLAIFGMAIIIHLMIYTFIRPYLRFRPYERLINGDFNVLLTPESVVRVADCINRCVATVQFVLLGTEFYELLLMMVALETVYSILCYIDIFLLTRIALCMAFAIPRLLTWFANQNPIAWAYFQFKAKELVLDVLAKLEGMGVEVKLITIERWRREVDALKELYSEYAYWRNQEQFYDTEILSNMGDT, from the exons ATGGCATCAATTGAACCAACAAACGGCATACTTGCGAACGAACAGCAGGTGGAGCCTAGGGTAATAGTGCCCAGTGACATAGCGAACAGGCCGGAAGAGTATACGACGGCTGCTCGCCCACAAAGATACACGCTCCATGAGATCCACCAGATGATGAAAGCCCTCACCTGGCCGCGAATCTTGTTTGATTTGCTCTCGAGCCATGAGTTGGGCTCCATCTCGTTGGGCGTGGGACTCATAATCCTTGTTGTCCTCGAGGCGCTGCAAAGCTTCAATCTGGTGCAGCAGCTGGCCATCTTCGGCATGGCCATCATAATCCACTTAATGATCTACACATTCATCCGGCCGTATCTGCGATTCCGGCCCTACGAGCGGCTGATCAACGGCGATTTCAATGTGCTCTTGACCCCGGAATCGGTGGTCCGCGTGGCCGACTGCATCAACCGCTGCGTGGCCACGGTGCAGTTCGTCCTACTTGGCACCGAGTTCTATGAGCTTCTTCTGATGATGGTTGCCCTGGAGACGGTGTATTCCATCCTCTGTTACATCGACATCTTTTTGCTGACTAGGATCG CCCTCTGTATGGCGTTCGCTATCCCAAGGCTCCTTACGTGGTTCGCAAATCAGAACCCAATCGCCTGGGCCTATTTTCAATTCAAGGCAAAGGAACTTGTGCTGGATGTCCTGGCCAAGTTGGAGGGAATGGGCGTGGAGGTGAAACTGATCACCATTGAGCGCTGGAGGCGGGAAGTGGATGCATTGAAGGAGTTATATAGCGAGTACGCGTACTGGCGAAACCAAGAGCAGTTCTATGATACGGAGATACTGTCAAACATGGGGGATACCTAA
- the LOC122624564 gene encoding uncharacterized protein LOC122624564 has protein sequence MATIEPTNGIIANEQQVEPRSLVPSDIANRPDAVEYTTAARPQRYTLHEIHQMVNALTWPRALFDLLSRHELGSISLGLGLIILDVLEALQSFNLVQQLAIFGMAIMSLLMIYTFIRPYLRFRPYERLINGDFNVLLTPESVVRVADCINRCVATVQFVLLGTEFYELLLMMVALETVHSIFCYIDIILLTRIALCMAFAIPRLLTWFANQNPIAWAYFQFKAKELVLDVLAKLEGMGVEVNLITIQRWRREVDALKELYGEYAYWRNQEQFYDTEILSNMGDT, from the exons atggcaacaattgAACCAACAAACGGCATAATTGCGAACGAACAGCAGGTAGAGCCTAGGAGCCTAGTGCCCAGTGACATAGCGAACAGGCCGGATGCCGTAGAGTATACGACGGCTGCTCGCCCACAAAGATACACGCTCCATGAGATCCACCAGATGGTGAATGCCCTCACCTGGCCGCGAGCCTTGTTTGATTTGCTCTCGCGCCATGAGTTGGGCTCCATCTCGTTGGGCTTGGGACTCATAATCCTTGATGTCCTCGAGGCGCTGCAAAGCTTCAATCTGGTGCAGCAGCTGGCCATCTTCGGCATGGCCATCATGAGCCTCTTAATGATCTACACATTCATCCGGCCGTATCTGCGATTCCGGCCCTACGAGCGGCTGATCAACGGCGATTTCAATGTGCTCTTGACCCCGGAATCGGTGGTCCGCGTGGCCGACTGCATCAACCGCTGCGTGGCCACGGTGCAGTTCGTCCTACTTGGCACCGAGTTCTATGAGCTTCTTCTGATGATGGTTGCCCTGGAGACGGTGCATTCCATTTTCTGTTACATCGACATCATTTTGCTGACTAGGATCG CCCTCTGTATGGCGTTCGCTATCCCAAGGCTCCTTACGTGGTTCGCAAATCAGAACCCAATCGCCTGGGCCTATTTTCAATTCAAGGCAAAGGAACTTGTGCTGGATGTCCTGGCCAAGTTGGAGGGAATGGGCGTGGAGGTGAATCTGATCACCATTCAGCGCTGGAGGCGGGAAGTGGATGCATTGAAGGAGTTATATGGCGAGTACGCGTACTGGCGAAACCAAGAGCAGTTCTATGATACGGAGATACTGTCAAACATGGGGGATACCTAA